Proteins from one Coregonus clupeaformis isolate EN_2021a chromosome 29, ASM2061545v1, whole genome shotgun sequence genomic window:
- the LOC121544555 gene encoding calcineurin B homologous protein 1, whose amino-acid sequence MGSRASTLLREEEIEEIKKETGFSHSQITRLYSRFTSLDKGENGTLSREDFQRIPELAINPLGDRIINAFFPEGEDQVNFRGFMRTLAHFRPIEDNEKNKDPTASEPLNSRTNKLLFAFQLYDLDRDDKISRDELLQVLRMMVGVNISDEQLGSIADRTIQEADQNGDNSISFNEFIKVLEKVDVEQKMSIRFLH is encoded by the exons ATGGGATCCAGAGCGTCGACAttactgagagaggaggagattgaaGAAATCAAAAAGGAGACCGGCT TTTCCCACAGCCAGATCACACGGCTCTACAGTCGCTTTACCAGCTTGGACAAAGGAGAGAACGGCACGCTCAG TCGTGAAGATTTCCAGCGGATCCCAGAGTTGGCCATCAATCCTCTGGGAGACAGAATCATCAATGCCTTCTTTCCTGAGGG GGAGGACCAGGTTAACTTCCGGGGCTTCATGAGGACGCTGGCTCACTTCCGTCCCATAGAGGACAATGAGAAGAACAAGGATCCCACCGCCTCTGAACCTCTCAACAGCAGGACCAACAAGCTGCTCT TTGCTTTCCAGCTATATGACCTGGACAGAGATGACAAGATCTCCCGGGACGAACTGCTACAG GTTCTAAGAATGATGGTTGGCGTGAACATCTCTGACGAGCAGCTGGGCAGCATCGCTGATAGGACCATCCAGGAGGCTGACCAGAACGGAGACAACTCCATTTCCTTTAATGAGTTCATCAAG GTGCTGGAGAAAGTGGACGTGGAACAGAAGATGAGCATCCGCTTCCTACACTGA